The Entelurus aequoreus isolate RoL-2023_Sb linkage group LG11, RoL_Eaeq_v1.1, whole genome shotgun sequence genome includes the window ccaggggtgcaaatgagacattctctattagaagcAATGgttttcccgtattgggaccatgatttatgtcctaacttgttcacacctcctcatactcatacctttccttgttgatgtctcaagaagggcagaaatacaagaacacacacacacacacgtctcagACACATAGTTAGTAGTTTTCtaacacacacatggacacacacctgcagTGGGGCAGCGCACGGGCGGTGCCAGGCAGGCGGGGGGGCGTGTTGCATGTGGAGACCACCTGCTTTAAGGCCAAACCGGGTGAAGGATGAGACAAGACGGGTatcaacaaacacacacaagacaTACAAGAGACCCTCACCACCCATCCAGGAAGTCCACCATCAAAAAATAGCAGCAGTGCAGACAGCGGCTCCACCCCAGACCTGTAGGGGGCAGCAGCGTGCATTAAAACGGTGAAAAGAACTGAGACAAGCTGTTCTGCTTCAGACTTAATGACTTCTTTTGTTGATGTTGCAATGATCggaacatatacagtacaggccaaaagttaggacacacctctttcaatgccttttctttattttaatgactatttatattgtagattgtcactgaaggcatcacaactaagaatggacacatgtggagttacagtatgtacttaacaaaaacatggtgaaataactgaaaaccaattactcaatcaatcaatcaaagtttatttatatagcccttaatcacaagtgtctcaaagggctgcacaagccacaacgacatcctcggttcagatcccacatcagggcaaggaaaaagtcaacccaatgggatacaatgagaaaccttgaaggggaccacagatgtggggatttcagggattttcgagataaagggaaggtgcgagtagtttaccatgaggtcaggatggaGGTgaggtctatatgtgtgtatacagtatgtatatacatttatatgtatatgcatatatatataaatatatatatatatatgtatatacatatatatgtatgtattagggttgtacggtataccggtataaaTATAaagaaacttgcaataagaaacatatgtttaatataccataagattttttgttaatataaagccaataatgccattttttgtggtccccattatttagaaaagcatcgaaataccttttggtatcaggacaacactagtacatatgtaaatgtgtatatatatatatatatatatatatatatatatatatatatatatatatatatatatatatatatatatatatatatatatatatatatatatatatatatatatatatatctatgtatatatatgcaaatgtatatatatatatatatatatatgtatatgtatatatatgcatatatatgtatatctttgtatatatgtatatctatgtatatatgtatatgtaaatgtatatatatatatttatatatatttatatatatataaatgtatatatgtatatgtaaatgtgtatatatatactatgcatatatatatatatatatgcatatatatgtatatctatgtatatatatatgtaaatgtatatatatatatatatatgtatatatatgtgtgtatatatatatatatatatatatttatgcatatatatgtgtgtatatatatatatatatatatatatatgcatatatatgtgtatatatatatatatatatatatatatgcatatatatgtgtgtatatatatatgtgtgtatatatatatatatatatatatatacatatatatatatacatatatatacatatatatatatatatatatatatatatatatatatatatatatatatatatatatatatatatatatatatatatatatatatatatatatatatatatatatatatatatataaactgacaACACGGACAAGAACGACAACTTTTATTCGTTTGGTTTTCCGTTACATGGCCAACTATTGGTTGGGAATGCACACTACAGTATTCCACTAAGGCATggatgtcaaactcaaagcccgggggccagatgtggcccgccacgtcattttatttggccctggaaagcctggaaataatatgtatcaataaagtactgtaacttttcttactaaatgtattctttctttctattttgggagtacaatgtactccatgtaatcgcaaattatgttagctTAAatgttgtctaattatgcaaatatattatcaaaccattttttaaatagaaataaatactagtaataatgatttcaaagcaagttatccatcaaattgtgcaatgtgaaagtagcaatagatttcatggtaaaattgtgaaatttactgtggtttttagagCATTTTTCTCTCAATGAaagaaaaactgcacttttttactgtaataaactgtgatgccgctttggcatttacagtaatacacccaaaaaactacagttgttgatttgcggtaaaaaacaacaacaaactggcaACAAAGGTGccaaagttttactgtaaaattgcagtttttttatttacagtaaaaaaaactcgtgtaaattataattaataatttcccctcaaaattcagtgtatattattgtaaatggaaaaacagtactgctgtttttattgtttaaaaaaaggcagctcaggcgccaaaattttactgtaaaagtctttgtttttttatttacagtaaaaaaacaaatgtaaattttacagtacaattctggcaactgagctgcctttttttttttttaccataaaaacagcagtactgtttttttttttatttacaatgatatacactaaatttttacattttagttttttttaaatccactaataaaatgcattaaaaaattgtgtaataatagtattcactgttggaagcgggccctctggggccaaacataattgAGATGTGGCCcttagtgaaaacgactttgacacctctgcactaAGGCAAGGATGTCAAAAGTGTGGCTGGCGGACAAAAGCGACCCGGAGATCTTTTTTTACGGCCTTAAGCTTATTAAAAAAGATCTATTTAGAAGAAAAATGTGGAATAAAAGGGCAAACAAGTGAAATGTAAagagaaaagttgcaatgttgactctaataacacgaagctgccatgcaggctgttttttcatctttaaagctgtcattgttgaatcaaaatcaatgttatgaattattgatctcgCCACagcttcacattaaatattccactttgaaacatttttggAGTGGagaaatattgctcattttgtgtgtttgccatataaaaaaagttttgtttgacaTATaactaacaaataaataaataattaaaataatcaaACTTCAAATTGACGGATACGTTTGAAGTGAATCTACAGACTTACCATAAGTGTTTTTAACACTTTCGATCCCCAAGATTTTTAGggtattttttaaaaactgtcattactcaaaaaataatggtGTATTAAAACTGATggtgttatgaattgttgacttatttagggctccaattacttcacatcaaatagtcCACTTTGAAATAGTTTCGGGGAGAAAACATTGCATTTTTAGTTTTGCCATAAATCAAAaagagggttttctttgacaaaaatggcataaaacattaaaaaaatgtttgactttatattgacagacagacctgaagttaAAAGGCAAGATTTAAGCGTtgagtaataataattataataataatatgacttatttttaacattttcattattgggaccaaacttgagaggAGCCCTTAAGGTTTAAAAAAATCTTTATATTGTATTGGGTTTGAAAATGagaaatatcaaaacggccccagcatgctttcatttttcagtgtgcagtttagtgttgaaagttaaaaaaacaaaaaaactaactttttaaCAGTTGTATAAGTAGGACACTTTTCGATCCTCGAGATatttagtggattttttttttaactgtaatttcTCAAAATAtaagaatgtataaaatcaaCTGTGTTATGAATTGACTATTTAAGGCCCTAATTACTCCAAAATCAAATATTCAATTTTTGTtccaaaaatgttgcatattttgttttttgttagaaaaaaaaactgggaTTTTCTGAAACACAAAAAGGGAATAAAACGTAAAAATAAAGTATGGATTTTTATCGACAGATATTGTAGACCTGAATTTAatctcgagatttaagcgttgaataataacaatgaaaaattaaaaatatatggcTTATTTTTCACATGTTTGCTACTGAGACCATTCTGGGTCCAAACTTAGGGGAGccctaaaagttttttttaaatctataatTTATATTAGGTTTGAAaacgaaaaatatcaaaatggcccttgcatgctttaatttttcagtgtgcagtTTAGTGTtggaagtatttttttttttatactttaacACTTTTCGATACTCTATATTcagtggaatttttttaaactgtcattcctcaaaaaataatgtataaaatCAACGGCGTTAtgaattgacctattcaagggccTAATTACTTCAAATGAAatattacatttacaaaattttgcaggagaacattttgcatattttgtgttttggtagaaaaaaaacggggtttTCTGAaacaaaaagggaataaaacataaaaataaagtatGGATATTTATAGACTGATACTGTAGACCTGAATTTAATCTCGAGATAAAATAAGAATGTTTGgtttatttttcacatttttgcTACAGAGACCTTTCCAGATACTGTAGACCTGAATTTAATCTTgaaatttaagcgttgaataataatgaaaaaataaaaatgtatggctTATTTTCACATTTCTGCTACTGAGACCATTCCTGGTCCAAATTTAGGGGAAccgtaaaattttttttaaaaatctataatTTGTAttcggtttgaaaatgaaaaatattaaaatagcCCCAGCATGCTctaatttttcagtgtgcaataagcggtagaaaatggatggatggacagtttaGTGCTAaaagtttttttggtttttttttaatacttgagcAGTTTTCAGACACTTTTCGATCCTCGATAttcagtggattttttttttaaacggtcattTCTCTAAAAATAATGTATAAAATCTATGTTAtgaattgacctatttaaggccctaaatacttcaaatcaaatattcaattttgaaatttttgcaggagaaaatgttgcacatttggtgtttttgttatttaaaaaaaaaagggttttcttaaacAAAATgggaataaaacaaaaataaagtatgATTTTTATCGACAGATACTGTAGACCTAGATTTAATCTTGAGATTCAAACATTGAATAATACtgaaaaagtaaaaatatatggcttattttttacatttttgctaCTAAAGACCTTTCCGGGTCCAAATTCAGGGGAGCCCTGAAAGTTTAAAAACAATCTATCATTTGTattaggtttgaaaatgaaaactatcaaaatggcccctgcatgctttaatATTGCAGTGTGCAGTTTAGTgttgaaagttttttttatatatatatatactttaacaGTTTTCAGACACTTTTCGATCCTCTATATTCAGTggaattgttttttaaactgccatttctcaaaaaataagtATGGATTTTTATCGACAGATACTGTAGACCTGAATTTATtctcgagatttaagcgttgaataataataatgaaaaaatacaaatatattgcttatttttcaaatttttgcTACTGAGACTTTTCCAGGTCCGAACTTAGGGAAACcctaaaagttttttaaaaatctataatTTATATtacgtttgaaaatgaaaaatattaaaatggcccctgcatgctttcatttttcagtgtgcagtttagttttttttatttatttaaatactttaGCAGTTTTCAGACACTTTTCGATCCTCTATAttcagtggatttttttttttttaaacggtaatTTCTCTAAAAAtaagaatgtataaaatcaatgttatgaattgacctatttaaggccctaaatacttcaaatcaaatatcccattttgaaatttttgcaggagaaaatgttgcacatttggtgtttttgttattaaaaaaaaaagggttttcttaaacAAAATgggaataaaacaaaaataaagtatgATTTTTATCAACAGATACTGTAGACCTAGATTTAACCTCGAGATTCAAACATTGAATAATACTGAAAAAGTTAAAATATAtggcttattttttacatttttgctaCTAAGATCTTTCCGGGTCCAAACTTAGGGGAGCcctaaaagttttttaaaaatctatcatttgtattaggtttgaaaagaaaaaatatcaaaatggcccctgcatgctttcatttttcagtgtgcggtccTCAGTGGGAAAAGGGGTTTAAGGATTTTAACTGGAGTGTGTCCTGAAAAGCACACCAGAAGCAATTCAGAGAGAAACCAGAGGGTTGCACCTTGGCTTTGCAAGTGAAATGATGAGTTAATCCCACATGAGATTCAATGAGATCTGCATCCATGAGAACCTGCCTGAGATAGGCAAGGCTGGGAAAAAAAACTTTGGAAAAGGCACACATAGTCCCAAGTGGGAAAACACGCCACAGGGCATGAAGCCGTGGGTTGACGAAGTGTgtattaagtgtgtgtgtgtgtgtgtgtgtgtgtggaggagcTCCCTTGACAGCAGTTCTATTTTGGAGAAAGACTTGTGCAACTTCTTTGCTATCTGCCGTTTGCAGCCTGAAGGAGGTGTGAGGCAGCAGGGTTTGTACGAGACGGGAATAAAAAGGCAGAACCAAACCACTCGGATGTGCCTCAGCAGTTTGGAGAGTGGAACTCGTTTTTGTCAAGGCTGCACAGACAAGTGGAGTCGGAACATCGAGTGGCAAGAGGATTCCACACATTGCTGGCCTCCAAATTACAGGGGCGGGCAGGGAAGATGGTTAGGGTGCAAAGGAACAGGTGGTCTCCACAAAATGACAGGGAGGAGGTGGACACTCGGAAAGCAGGTTGGGACAATGTTGATGCAGGATCAACTTAAATGCACAAGAAGCAAGCAGCAAAAGCGGACTGCACAGTTTCAGCTTTAGATCCGGTTAAAGCAGCAACTAATCTGTTTGTGCTCAGGAATGAAAACACTGCATAAAAAGGAAGCTTTGCTGGTTAAAAGTGAACATGAGATCACAATTATTTGGGGTCTTTCACAGCCAATTAGAGCAGCACATTGAATTGCTGAGTGGACAGCCTTTGAAGCAGTTAAAACAGACATTTTATAGTAAGAATACTGAAATGTCAGAATTACAAAATGATACAACCACCTTTTGAGGTCAACAGGATGTCAGAATTGACTGTAATGAACTGAGATCCAAGGACTAGACACAAATGAACTGAGATCCAAGGACTAGACACACTGCATGTGGTAGCAGTTAATCAGAGCACTGGCGCCCTCTGCAGGACTTTGAGAACACTGGATATCAATTCCAGTGAAATCCAGGCACAGCATGTTTTGTCCAAGTACCAGGAAGTTTAGTCACTTTAAGCATGGATAGTCTGAGTTGAAACTGTGGCCACTAGAACGAGGTCACACAAATTGGGTCATTGAAAACAAAGTGACTCTTGAATGTGATGCACATTAGGCTCCTTTTAGGCAAATATTAACCGGCTATCACTACACTAATGTGGAATATACAGTGAAAGACTTCTAGGTTGGTTGCACATGAGTGCGGGTTAAATTTTAAGCAATTAACTTTATGGCGTTACTTAAGTAAACATTTTAAGTAGAAGGTATGAGTATTGGTTTATTGAATAGGCCCAATAAGTACTTATAcacatatttggaatattttgaccatttaaaataaaaataaaaatcactataataaacaaaacagtattttgcatgtttggtgttTCTTCTGCTTCAGAGTTTTAGTAGCAAAGCTTTtgatttaaatattggtttgcatTGTGGCACTTTGCAATTCATTGAAtgaagtgcttagtaaagttattTCTCGTGGGCGTCCTACTGTTCGGATgtccttgaatgcaccgtaaaaacaccggTCTGGTATTCATGAGAAAAGAACGCTGAGAGCACAGCTTGCAAGTTTAATGTGAACATAGACAGCAATGTTTGTATTCAACTTTACATTGCGGTATGTCCTTTTATTTCAGTTTACATCGGGGTATGTCCTTTCTAAATGGggaaatactaggggtgtaacggtacacaaaaattttggtttggtacgtacctcagtttagaggtcacggttcggttaattttcggtacagtaagaaaacaacaaaatataaattttttggttatttatttaccaaatttgtaaacaatggctgtttatccttataacattgggaacactaataatcctgcccacgttaatcaacattaaactgccttaaattgttgctcagattaaataaaatgacaaaacttttcttctacatataaaaagtgcaacatttaacagtttcaagtcaactcatcatgcttaatttattacagcatttgggaagcctgtagttgatttttattatgtaaatgttatatttttatcaacatgtgatagcagggaccctgccattcaaaactaggctgctgcaaaactgatgattaatgtaactatagctgaaaaaatggtacaattgcAATAGGAGACTTTTCATCCCTGaaaaccatggagttcatgtaggctttatgatgcagttacattattatatcaactatcagagacagaaactcttcatttaacatgtcCTGCTTcagcacagctcaatcaacacagaaaaaggcaaagtaaaataacacagacagggctttgctgtccgtaacacacacatacacacacctcaAAATGAGccaacgttacgctaaaagcaacttagccttcacctcaagccaggactgcgagcgagctgagctgccgtttaggtTTCTAGAAAGTCAACacgctcatagtgatgttactagtagttgactgggaggtgtttattataatttggggagagtccgctgcctgatgcttacctgctaaacgcttagcactgactacatgcgctctgaatacgcactgctgcaTGGCTGTTACCGacctgtttgtaaccaatcagatggttgtgtgggtgggacaatgctgggtggagtcctgacagagacagaggcagaaggaagcggaggcggctacttaatatgttcgtgtggaaactcgttcggtacacctctgaaccgaaacggttcaatacaaatacacgtaccgttacacccctaggaaatacgttaatgtctcttgtttaccGGTTAGCACAAAGGCGTCCGTGTGTTCGTCAAAGTGCAGTTCTCAATCACGTTTTTTTGATAATTGTAATTTAAGACTAATACTAACCGTCGGGGAATAACATCCCCATTTCACCCAAATGACAAATCAAGGCAACATAATTTCATTTCTCcaaaacatttattaaacagttttctTGTTTGCAGCTGCAACCTGtaggaaagaagaaaaaaacccatCAAGCAGCTTTACAAGACACCACCAGCAGGATGAGGTGGTTTTGCATTAGAAAAACCCTGCAAATTAAAATTCATTGACTTGCTGTGGGAAGTGCCTTAATGGCATCATTCAACTAATCAAATGAAGCCTCACAGCTCCTCTATATTCTATTTACTTGATGACCAACCACATGGTTAATTTCTACAGGAAATGAAAAAAATTTCATGGAGCCCTGGgagactgcagagtttggaaaacatgtttttctgaGTACTGCCAAAAGCAGCGCCTAGTGTACTGACAAAACAGTGAAAAGGCATCACAAAGTACGATACACAGGGGGTGTGATGGGGTGCGCTACAACGTGCTTCCTGCCAATTTGTAAGGCGGATGGGCGCTTGGTCGTGCTTGGGACTTTGCTCATCTGCTTACTGTTCATTAGCACGGGTAAACAAGGAGAACACGCCATACGGCCGTGTCGCCAAGCATGAAATCCCCTCCTAATGTTTACCCCCTTTACCCTTGGATTATTACAGCGCCACTGCTCCTcctcctgattttttgacaagaCCCAAGCGAGACGCGCGTTAGGAAATGTTAAGATGCACAACACTTCTCACTTGGCTGACAGGTAACATTGGCCCAAGGACAAATACTCTAAAGAACCGCGAACATTGACTTTGTTAGTACGACACAACCAGCCATAAGTTACACAAGCATGTTGAGCGAAAGTTTAAAATATTGCGTGTGTGGGTGACTCGTTCTGGTATTTCCAACAAATAACCTTGCAGAAACCTTCACTGCTTATACTCACTAAGCGAGTAATCAAAGTAAAAGTCCTAATGGGTTTTCATTTCATTGCTTTGATTTGGAGAATGAAACAAGGTGACTCAAACAAAAAGGAGAAACTTAAACGTCTCCcctaaaaaaaaggtaaaacaatTGCAAAGAGGATACATTTGTGTTCCGGTTTCTGAAGAAAAAACTAGGCGAGGGAGAAAAATGTTTGCTCACCTGGCCGGCAATTCTATCCAGGTCTCTGGTTCCCTGGGAGGTTAGTCTACGGCCACTGCAGgacaataaaatgaaaaaatagggATGAATGATGTAACAATCTTTGAACAGCATTCAAAAAGAATAGTCTTTTGTAAGGAAGTCATTGGCTTTTCCTGCAGCTAGTTCACAAATAAAGGAACccagacattttttttataaaaaatgtataacctGCAGCTGGGAAATTAATTCAATAGCGTGTAAACCAAGAATGAGTTAAGAGGCTGCAACACTGACCCGTTTGGGTCCTTCTCAATCATCTTGAGAAGCTCGAGGGCCTGCAGCACTTTGCGGGCGACGTTCTTGGATCCGACACTAAAGTGGGCCGGGCACACGCCGTTCCTCTTGCGACCTCCATAAATCTTGATCATGGAGCCCACACCAGCTCCCCCACGGAGGTACAGGTGACGAACTGTGGAGGCTAAATTAACAGAGAGCAAATATTCATCACTGTAAGGGCAGCAACAGGAAgaactattcatccatccattttctaccgcttttccctttcggggtcgcactattctacctttaaaggcctactgaaagccactactagcgaccacgcagtctgatagtttatatatcaatgatgaaatcttaacattgcaacacatgccaatacggccgggttaacttataaagtgacattttaaatttcccgctaaacttccggttgaaaacgtctatgtatgatgacgtatgcgcgtgacgtcaattgttgaaacggaagtattcggacacattgtatccaatacaaaaagctcggttttcatcgcaaaattccacagtattctggacatctgtgttggtgaatctcttgcaatttgtttaatgaacaatgaaaactgcaaagaagaaagctgtaggtgggatcggtgtagtagcggctggctgcagcaacacaaacaggaggactttgacttggagagcagacacgctatccgacgctagccgccaaccgcaatgatgatcgggtgaagaccTTCGTcgctcgctggaacgcaggtgagcacgggtgttgatgagcagatgagggctggctggcgtaggtggatagctaatgtttttagcatagctctgtgaggtcccgttgctaagttagcttcaatggcgttgttagcaacagcattgttaagcttcgccaggctggaaagcattaaccgtgtagttacaggtccatggtttaatagtattgttgattttctgtctatccttccagtcaggggtttatttcttttgtttctatatgcagttaagcccgatgctatcacgttagctccgtagctaaagtgcttcgccaatgtattgtcgtggagataaaagtcactgtgaatgtccatttcgcgatctcgactctcattttcaagaggatatagtatccgaagtggtttaaaatacaaatccgtgatccacaatagaaaaaggagagagtgtggaatccaatgagccagcttgtacctaagttacagtcagagcgaaaaaagatgcgtcctgcactgcactctagtccttcactctcacgttcctcatccacgtatctttcatcctggctcaaatgaatggggtaatcgtcgctttctcagtccgaatcgctctcgctgctggtgtaaacaatggggaaatgtgaggagcctttcaacctgtgacgtcacgctacttccggtataggcaaggcttttttttaatcagcgaccaaaagttgcgaactttatcgtcgatgttctctactaaatcctttcagcaaaaatatgtcaatatcgcgaaatgatcaggtatgacacatagaatggatctgctatccccgtttaaataaaacaatttcatttcagtaggcctttaattacaacATTGATGTCCAATGCAGTTTCTTTGGAGGATTGTTAAAAAAGGGACAagacgattatggccaaaatattaatcaattattttcatcaatgttaaaatcacaattatttactggtaccgtattttccgcaccataagccgcacctaaaaaacacaatttttcttaaaagcagacagtgcggctaataacccggtgtgccttatatatggattaatattaatatttattttcataaagtttaggtctcgcaactacggtaaacagccgccatcttttttccccgtaaaagaggaagcgcttcttcttctacggtaagcaaccgcccccatagaagaggaagcgcttcttcttctactgtaagcaaccgccaaggtgagcacccgcccccgtagaagaagaagcgtgcggatattacctttcatttcatttgtgtgtttctgtaaagaccacaaaatgtctcctactaagagacacgcgtacaaggttccactgacttgatattcatgtgaaccgcactgtggatacaacgggaacacgtacgatgaatattcgcaccacagggaatgagaagtcgtcctactgtggttttagcttgccatgctaacggccagaaacttccacccacggtgatattcaaaaggaagaccttgccaaaagagaactttccagccggcgtcatcataaaagctaactcgaagggatggatggaagaagaaaagatgagcgagtggttgatagacgtttacgcgaagagaccgggtgacttttttcacgcagcgccgttcctgttgatctacgactgcatgcgcgtccacatcatcgatggtgtcaaaaaacaagtgaagcacaccgaagaagaagaattcgagggatttgtggatgagtaataacttcagaaagtgagctttaaatgtttattttgtgtgttgtgtgacactaaagTATGAGCAacattgagttattgatgttgctattgctctgcactattttgagtgttactatttttgtgattgcacattacattttgggagtgaacagagttgttagaacgctggtttataatatattattaaagtttgactgacctatgtgactgttttgttgacattccctttagcgtagcgtaggtgcggctaatagcacggggcggctaattggtaaacaaagttttgaaatatgcagttcattgaacgtgcggctaataacacggggcgccttatggtgcggaaaatacggtaattagatttttttttttgcactttctATTTAAAACAAACCGTGTAAACGTGGctttcatttcaaaataaaactataaaaataattcattaataAAATGCACAAAAAGAAAGGGCTAACTACAATGTATGCCATTGCAAAGTGCGACCATAAAGTGCAAACAAGTGAAAAAATAAGATTGTGCACGAAAGGCACA containing:
- the rps19 gene encoding 40S ribosomal protein S19, yielding MPGVTVKDVNQQEFVTALAAFLKKSGKLKVPDWVDLVKLGKHKELAPSDENWFYIRSASTVRHLYLRGGAGVGSMIKIYGGRKRNGVCPAHFSVGSKNVARKVLQALELLKMIEKDPNGGRRLTSQGTRDLDRIAGQVAAANKKTV